The sequence TGTAACCGCGAAGATATGGCTATTGACGTTTGGCTATTGGCTTACAGAAGCATGAGAATCCCAACTAACTTCCGATAGACTATTGCCTACAGCCAATAGCCATACCATCTCCGCGCCTCCGCGTTAAAAATTCAATCTACGAAGGTTGTTGTTGACGCTAGCAACTCACGGCTTTTATAATGCAGCTATGCTAATTGCAATTCTAGCAACCAAACTAGCGATTCCCAGCCTGCGCATGCAGGGTGTACTGCGCTCACGGCTCAGCGTAAAACTTGAGCGTGGTTTGAACCAACGCCTTAGTTTGGTAGCTGCACCTGCTGGTTTTGGCAAAACCACCTTGCTCAGCACATGGCTTGAGCAAACCACCCACGCCAAAGCTTGGCTAACCCTCGATCCACGAGATAATGATCCATTGCGTTTTTTAAGTTATCTGGTGGCGGCGCTGCAAACCGTCGAGCCAGAAATTGGTCAAAGTGTCCAGCAGGCGCTCCAAGCAACGCAGCCAGTCGCCAGCGAAAATCTCTTAATCAGCCTGATCAACGAGCTACACCAGATTCGCCAACCAATTATTTTGGTATTCGATGATTACCATGTGATCGAGCAACAGGCGGTTGACGATATGCTCAATTTTTTGCTCGAACACCTGCCAACTAAGCTGCACCTTGTACTAGCTACTCGCGAAGATCCGCAAATACCGTTGGCGCGGCTGCGTGCTCGTGGCCAATTGAATGAAATTCGCGTAGCCGATTTGCGCTTTAGTTTGGCTGAAAGTGGCGAATTTTTGCGCAATGTTATGGGTTTGCAATTGCCCGAGCAAGCGATTGCCAGCCTCGAAGCCCGCACCGAAGGCTGGATTGCAGGTTTGCAACTAGCAGCGCTCTCACTGCAAGGCCAGCACGATCCCAGCAGCTTCATCGAAACCTTCAGCGGCCAACATCAATTTATCTTAGATTATTTGCTCGCAGAGGTTTTGCAGCACCAATCAGCCGAAATTCAAACATTTTTGGTGCAAACATCAATGCTTGAGCGCATGTGTGGGCCGTTGTGCGATGCCGTGTTAAACCAAACCACCAGCCAAGCCCTGCTCGAACAGATCGATCAGGCCAATTTATTTATCGTGGCGCTCGATCAACAGCGCTATTGGTATCGTTATCATCAATTATTTGGTGATTTACTGCGCCAACGCTTGTCCCAACAAGCCAATCCGCACGAGCTGGCAGGCTTGCATCAACGGGCGAGTGCTTGGTATCAACAGCAAGGCTTATTGCTTGAAGCTTTTCAGCATGCCACTGTCGCCCACGATTATCAACAGGCCGAGCGATTAATGGAGCAAATGCCGCTACATTCGAACGGCAATGTCTCGGCGATGCTGAATTGGCTAGCTGGATTACCCACCAGCGTGCTTGATCAACAACCATCGTTGTGGGTACGGTTTGCAGCAATTTTATTAGTGCTTGGCCAGACCAGCGGGGTTGAGCCAAAATTGCAAGCTGCCGAACGCGGATTACAATTCCTACCAGCAAATCTGCGCAACCGTGATTTACTGGGCCAAATCGCCGCCGCCCGTGCAACCCTAGCGCTCACTCAATATCAGATTGAGGCGATTATTCAGCAAGCTCAGCGAGCATTCGAATATCTACATCCGCAGAATTTGCCGTTTCGAGCGACCGCCAATTGGGCTTTGGCCTACGCCTACCAAGTGCGCGGCGAGCGTCAAAACACCAATGCAGCGCTGACCGCTGCGATCAACTTTAGCCAACAATCAAACGATACCTTTACCCTGATTTTGGCTTCGATTGGTATGGGTCAGCTTCAGGAGAGCAATCTTGAGTTGCATCGGGCCGCCGCAACCTATCGCCACGTTTTACAATTGGCGGGTGAGCAACCACAGCAAATCATCTCCGAAGCACATTTGGGCTTAGCACGAATTCATTATCAATGGAATGATTTGGCCACGGCTGAACAACATGCCCAGCAAAGCTTGCAACTAGCCAGGCAATATGAGCAAGGCATCGATCGTTTTATTATGGGTGAATTGATGTTGGCCCAACTTAAATTAGCTCGCAACGATTACGCAGGTGCAAAACGACTGATCGATCAAACTGAACAATTGGCACGCCAGCAATATTTTAGTGCTCGTTTTGGCGATATTAGCTATTGGCGAATTCAACTGCTGTTGCGCCAAGCCAAATTCACTGCCGCCAACCAACTGGCCACCGAGCATCAACTATTAATCTGCCAAGCCCAAATTGCCTTAGCCCAAGCCAAATCAGCCACAGCAATTGCTTTGCTAGAGCCATTGCAGCAACAAGCCCAAAACTGGCCTGATCAACTCTTACAAATCGCTTTACTGTTGGCCTTAGCTTATGCCGCCCAGCAACAGCCTGAATCTGCTCTGGCAGAACTCAAACAGGCTATAGCGCTGGCTGAACCACATCAATTACTCCGTAGTTTGCTTGATCATGGGTCGGCAATCCAGCAACTGTTGCAATTGGCAGTTGATCATGGTTTCGATTCGCCATTAATCAAGCAAGCATTAATTGAATTTGCCAAGCACCAGCCCTCAGTACAGATGCAAACCCACACCCTTGAGCGTTTGAGTGAGCGCGAACTCGAAGTTTTGCAGCAAATTGCAACAGGATTGACCGACCGCGAAATTGGCGAACGCTTGTATCTCTCGATCTATACCGTCAAAGTGCATGCCCGCAACATTTATGCCAAACTCGAAGTCAGCAATCGCACCCAAGCGGTTGCTCGCGCCCGCACGCTAGGCCTGCTACCCCATAACTAAATTTCAAACTACTCAGAAAATTGAGCTACCTCGCTGAATAACTCGTTTGAGGTATGACAGGCTGCTCGCCAAATTGTATGCTGCTGGCAGTTGTAGCACGACCCAATCAAGCGAGCGAATAAATGGCAAATCAAAGCAACAGCTATCAAATTCAGATCAAAGGCCAACTTGACCAGCGCTGGGCTGAATGGTTCGAGGGCTTAGCCATCAGCCAAACGGCGCAAGGCGACACGCTGCTCAGCGGCGTAATCGTCGATCAAGCAGCGTTATATCGGATCTTGCGCAAAATTCGCGATTTAGGCTTGCCATTGATTGCCGTCGTGCCACGCAACCAATCGATCCAGCCTGCAGAAGGAGCACATGCTATGCAAAACCAGCGTCGTAACGCCATCCTGATTGGGATTTACTTTATTTTGGCCGCTGTAACCTCGATTATTGGCTTGATTATGTACGGACCATTGCTCAACCAAAGCGATTATTTGGTTGCTGGTGCAGCCAATGGCAACCAAATTGTTTTTGCTGCGGTCATGGAATTAAGCTTAGTGGTCTCAATGGTTGGTACAGCCGTAACCATGTTTCCGATCTTACGTCAATATAGTGAACGGATTGCTTTGGCTCATTTGTGTTTTCGCTTCTTCGAAGCAGTTGTGATTATGATCGGGATCACCAGTATGTTGGCATTGCTGACCCTCAGCCGTGAATTTAGCAGCGCCACTGCCCCTGATCAGCAAAGCTATCGCGTGGTCGGCACTGCATTAATTGCCATCCACGATTGGACATTCATGATCGGGCCAAATTTCATGCTTGGCATCAACACGCTGATGTATAGCTACATTTTCTATCGCACTCGCTTGATCCCGCGTCCCATCGCAATTATTGGGCTGATTGGATCAAGTTCAATTTTTCTTGCATCATTGTTGGAGCTATTCGGGGTGATCGAGCAACTTTCGACCTGGGGTGCAATTTTGGCGATTCCAGTTGCTTTGACCGAAATGAGCTTGGCAATCTGGTTGATTATCAAAGGATTCAACGCCAACCCAACGATCAAGCAACCCAGTTCAAACCAATTTGTGCTCAGCAATCACTAAAATACAAACATCCGGCAAGCTTGCAATAAAAAACAAGCTTGCCGAAATTTCAATTAAGCTTGGCGAAACTAATTAGTGCTTCCTACGTAATGAGCCAAAAAGCTATACTATAATAGTTGGTGTCTTGCAGAAAGGAGCTTTTATGACCAGCCAACGCCGAATTCGCATATCCCCACGGCAAATTATTGCTGTGATCATTGCGCTTGTGGGCGTGCTGCTGCTGAATGCTTCGTGGCGCACGATTGCGCCTGGTTCAGTTGGCATTGCCTTTAATCGCGCTAATAATACAATTACCGCCTACCGTGAGCCTGGTTGGGTTTTGGTTAACCCATTTACCACCACAGTCTACGATTACCCCGCTACGCTTCAAACCTATGTAATGGTGCAAAAAGCCGATGAAGGCCCAGTGTATGGCGACGATTCAATTAAAGTTCAATCGCGCGAGTCGCAACAACTCAACCTTGATGTAGCAATTCAATATCGTGTTGATACCAATGGCATCAACAACCTCTACACCGATTGGGGCGGTCAACCAATTGGAACAATCGAAGAACAAGTTGTGCGCCAGCAAAGCCGTTCAGCCTTGACCATGATCGCCAGCACCTATGGCTGGGAAGAATTGAGTGGCGAGAAACGTGCCGATGTGGCCGACCAAGTTCAAGCCCATCTAACCAAGGTTTTTGCCCAACGCCATTTAATTCTCGAAGATTTTGTGATTCGCGAAGTACATGTGCCTGAGCATCTCAAGGCTGCGCTTGATAACAAAATTGAGCGCCAACAAGCGGTCGAACAGCAACAATACGCCTTCGAACGAGCACAAATTATTGCTGAACAGCAGAGCATCGAAGCTGAAGGCCAAGCCAACGTCAACCGTGCAACCGCTCAAGGCGATAGCGATTCCCTCATGATTCGAGCACAATCACAAGCCAAAGCCAACCAAATTCTTTCGGCGAGCCTAACCGAAGCCCTAATTAAATATCAATTAATCGAACGTTGGGATGGCCAAGTTCCATTGAGCCTGAATGATGAATAGTCAACTTAGGCTTGGTTCTAGAATTACAAGGAGCAAGCTCATTTGGCGCAACATAGCGAGGAAAAAATGCGGGTGGTGGTTGCGGGAGCAGTCGCATGGAATAATACCATAGCGATCGAGGCTGAACTAAAAAGTTTAGCGAGCGATACAATCGTCATCCATGGTGATTCACCAGGTTGCGATATGCTTGCTGGTCACATTGCTGCAACGTTGGGGCTAACCGTTGTTCGTATGACCAAAACCCGTGGAGATACGCTCCGTTACCCCGGCGAAGCGTGGAAGGGATTAAATGAGCGAATGCTTGCCAGTGGTGCAACACTGGTGCTCATATTTCACCCAGAGATTACCCAAAGCCGTGGTTCGCGTCATTTAGCAGAGCTTGCCGTTGCCGCGACTATTCCGCTACGGATTATCACAGGAGCAGCGAGTTAATCGTGCTTGCACTCAGGCACAAAACTCGGTATGCTTAAGCCGATTCTCCCCTTCCAACGGCAAAGGTAGGTGCGCAATGTCGCAACCCACAGAGCAAGCGCTGGTCACCAAACGCCTGAAAACCACGGTTTACTGGCTACTCGGCGGTTCACTCATCTCGATGTTTTTGTACATGGTGTTAGGCGATTGGATCGCCGTCGGCAGCTTTGCGGTTACTAGTGGGTTGTTAGGCGC is a genomic window of Chloroflexota bacterium containing:
- a CDS encoding DUF2493 domain-containing protein, producing MAQHSEEKMRVVVAGAVAWNNTIAIEAELKSLASDTIVIHGDSPGCDMLAGHIAATLGLTVVRMTKTRGDTLRYPGEAWKGLNERMLASGATLVLIFHPEITQSRGSRHLAELAVAATIPLRIITGAAS
- a CDS encoding DUF4386 domain-containing protein, which produces MANQSNSYQIQIKGQLDQRWAEWFEGLAISQTAQGDTLLSGVIVDQAALYRILRKIRDLGLPLIAVVPRNQSIQPAEGAHAMQNQRRNAILIGIYFILAAVTSIIGLIMYGPLLNQSDYLVAGAANGNQIVFAAVMELSLVVSMVGTAVTMFPILRQYSERIALAHLCFRFFEAVVIMIGITSMLALLTLSREFSSATAPDQQSYRVVGTALIAIHDWTFMIGPNFMLGINTLMYSYIFYRTRLIPRPIAIIGLIGSSSIFLASLLELFGVIEQLSTWGAILAIPVALTEMSLAIWLIIKGFNANPTIKQPSSNQFVLSNH
- a CDS encoding LuxR C-terminal-related transcriptional regulator; its protein translation is MLIAILATKLAIPSLRMQGVLRSRLSVKLERGLNQRLSLVAAPAGFGKTTLLSTWLEQTTHAKAWLTLDPRDNDPLRFLSYLVAALQTVEPEIGQSVQQALQATQPVASENLLISLINELHQIRQPIILVFDDYHVIEQQAVDDMLNFLLEHLPTKLHLVLATREDPQIPLARLRARGQLNEIRVADLRFSLAESGEFLRNVMGLQLPEQAIASLEARTEGWIAGLQLAALSLQGQHDPSSFIETFSGQHQFILDYLLAEVLQHQSAEIQTFLVQTSMLERMCGPLCDAVLNQTTSQALLEQIDQANLFIVALDQQRYWYRYHQLFGDLLRQRLSQQANPHELAGLHQRASAWYQQQGLLLEAFQHATVAHDYQQAERLMEQMPLHSNGNVSAMLNWLAGLPTSVLDQQPSLWVRFAAILLVLGQTSGVEPKLQAAERGLQFLPANLRNRDLLGQIAAARATLALTQYQIEAIIQQAQRAFEYLHPQNLPFRATANWALAYAYQVRGERQNTNAALTAAINFSQQSNDTFTLILASIGMGQLQESNLELHRAAATYRHVLQLAGEQPQQIISEAHLGLARIHYQWNDLATAEQHAQQSLQLARQYEQGIDRFIMGELMLAQLKLARNDYAGAKRLIDQTEQLARQQYFSARFGDISYWRIQLLLRQAKFTAANQLATEHQLLICQAQIALAQAKSATAIALLEPLQQQAQNWPDQLLQIALLLALAYAAQQQPESALAELKQAIALAEPHQLLRSLLDHGSAIQQLLQLAVDHGFDSPLIKQALIEFAKHQPSVQMQTHTLERLSERELEVLQQIATGLTDREIGERLYLSIYTVKVHARNIYAKLEVSNRTQAVARARTLGLLPHN